In one Alnus glutinosa chromosome 14, dhAlnGlut1.1, whole genome shotgun sequence genomic region, the following are encoded:
- the LOC133858093 gene encoding chaperone protein dnaJ 20, chloroplastic-like codes for MEISLRTNLMIATLVPKLRKTISCRANEFAVQRKNTNFYEVLSLRSENVGFDEIKKAYRNLALQCHPDLCPPSAKEDSTRRFVEVRKAYETLSDPISRKVYDYKLGLVESMGSDADGVLFAEERKPKFSKQVWESQLYGLKKRSQARMNRKRYGYM; via the coding sequence ATGGAGATTTCCCTGCGAACAAATCTGATGATTGCAACCCTGGTTCCAAAGCTGCGCAAAACTATATCATGCAGAGCTAATGAGTTCGCCGTGCAAAGAAAGAACACAAACTTTTATGAAGTTCTTTCTCTTCGTTCTGAGAATGTCGGCTTTGATGAGATAAAGAAGGCCTACAGAAACTTGGCTCTTCAATGCCACCCAGATCTCTGTCCTCCATCTGCAAAAGAAGATTCCACCAGACGATTTGTTGAGGTTCGGAAGGCTTATGAGACACTTTCTGATCCAATTTCACGTAAGGTGTATGATTATAAGTTGGGTTTGGTTGAGTCAATGGGATCTGACGCCGACGGAGTACTGTTTGCGGAGGAAAGGAAGCCCAAATTTTCCAAGCAAGTGTGGGAAAGCCAGCTCTATGGACTGAAGAAAAGGTCTCAGGCCAGAATGAATAGGAAGAGATATGGATACATgtag